The proteins below come from a single Thermotoga sp. KOL6 genomic window:
- the ribH gene encoding 6,7-dimethyl-8-ribityllumazine synthase: protein MMVIQGGYNGEGLKVAIVVPRFNDLVTSKLLEGALDGLMRHGVSEKDITVVKIPGSMEAIYTLRKLLDLELHDAIIVLGAVIRGETYHFNVVANEIGKAVAQFNMKSDIPIVFGVLTTDTLEQALNRAGAKSGNKGFEAAMVAIEMANLRKQLRRDLFETSNSNGRER, encoded by the coding sequence ATAATGGTGATTCAAGGCGGTTACAACGGAGAGGGCCTGAAAGTAGCCATTGTAGTTCCAAGGTTCAACGATCTTGTCACATCCAAACTTCTTGAAGGAGCGTTGGATGGCCTTATGAGACACGGAGTGTCAGAAAAAGATATCACTGTTGTGAAGATCCCAGGAAGTATGGAAGCGATTTACACCTTGAGAAAACTCTTAGACCTCGAACTACACGATGCTATAATTGTTCTCGGTGCTGTGATAAGAGGTGAAACGTATCATTTCAACGTTGTAGCAAACGAGATAGGAAAAGCAGTGGCACAATTTAATATGAAATCCGATATACCCATAGTATTCGGTGTTCTAACCACCGACACTTTAGAGCAAGCTCTCAACAGAGCAGGAGCCAAAAGCGGAAACAAAGGATTTGAAGCCGCAATGGTGGCGATCGAAATGGCAAACTTGAGAAAACAACTCAGGAGGGACCTCTTTGAGACATCTAATAGCAACGGCAGGGAACGGTAG